One window of Caloenas nicobarica isolate bCalNic1 chromosome 7, bCalNic1.hap1, whole genome shotgun sequence genomic DNA carries:
- the LOC135990671 gene encoding lipase member M-like, translating to MISGTREKIWLFVAVTYLFQGITYSEELRRMQRAVDPEAFMNINELITYKGYPSEEYEVTTEDGYIITINRIPYGTQNQGNPALKPAVFLQHGLLGDASNWLTNLPNKSLGFILADAGFDVWMGNSRGNRWSRKHQNYSIDQDEFWAFSFDEMAKFDLPAAINFIVEKTGQEKLYYIGYSQGTTIAFIAFSTMPELAQKIKLYFALAPVTTIKYARSPATKLLYLPEKLLRGFLGKREFLPQTKHLRRLLVPVCSHRGFARLCRSVFCNLGGCNLKNIDMNRINVYIAQTPAGTSVQNIVHWSQEAHSGKFQAYDWGSSKKNMEKYEQATPPLYNVEQMVVPTAVWTGGQDLLTDPKDVAILLSQIKRLIYHKRIPEWAHLDFIWGLDAPLHAYNEIIDLMQKYP from the exons ATGATTTCTGGCACAAG AGAGAAGATATGGCTGTTTGTTGCTGTGACATACTTGTTTCAAGGAATTACTTATTCAGAAGAACTCAGGAGAATGCAGAGAGCTGTGGATCCTGAAGCATTTATGAATATT AATGAGCTCATTACTTACAAAGGATACCCCAGTGAGGAGTATGAAGTGACAACAGAAGATGGTTATATCATTACCATTAACAGAATCCCTTATGGTACACAGAATCAGGGAAACCCAG CTTTGAAACCTGCTGTATTTCTCCAACATGGATTATTGGGAGATGCTAGTAACTGGCTCACAAACCTGCCCAACAAAAGCTTGGGCTTCATACTAGCTGATGCTGGCTTTGACGTTTGGATGGGAAATAGCAGAGGGAATCGCTGGTCCAGAAAACATCAGAATTATTCCATTGACCAAGATGAATTCTGGGCTTTCAG TTTTGATGAGATGGCGAAGTTTGATCTTCCAGCAGCTATAAATTTCATTGTGGAGAAAACAGGACAGGAAAAGTTGTACTATATTGGCTATTCACAAGGTACTACCATTG cttTCATTGCATTTTCAACAATGCCAGAGCTGGCTCAAAAAATCAAACTCTATTTTGCATTGGCACCTGTCACTACTATTAAGTATGCTAGAAGCCCAGCAACAAAACTTCTATACCTTCCTGAAAAACTGCTCAGG GGTTTTCTCGGCAAGAGAGAATTCCTTCCCCAGACCAAACATCTAAGAAGGCTACTAGTCCCTGTCTGCAGTCACCGAGGTTTTGCCAGGCTTTGTAGAAGTGTCTTCTGCAATCTGGGTGGCTGTAACCTGAAAAACATTGACATG aaccGAATCAATGTGTATATTGCACAAACCCCTGCTGGAACTTCTGTGCAGAACATAGTCCACTGGAGTCAG GAGGCCCATTCAGGGAAGTTCCAAGCTTATGACTGGGGCAGTTCAAAGaagaacatggaaaaatatGAACAG GCTACTCCTCCTCTCTACAATGTAGAACAGATGGTTGTACCAACTGCAGTATGGACTGGAGGACAAGACTTGCTCACAGATCCCAAGGATGTGGCAATTTTACTGTCTCAAATTAAGAGGCTCATCTATCACAAGAGGATTCCTGAATGGGCACATCTGGATTTCATCTGGGGATTGGATGCACCTCTGCATGCATACAATGAAATTATTGACCTGATGCAGAAGTATCCTTAA
- the LOC135990685 gene encoding lysosomal acid lipase/cholesteryl ester hydrolase-like: protein MRCLLLLLCSQAIAFSAGFTTPSTLNQDKSQYRKARNPECFMNVSEIIRYHGYPSEEYQVTTEDGYILGVFRIPAGRNSQNTGQKPAVFLQHAFLGDATHWISNLPNNSLGFLLADAGYDVWMGNSRGNTWSLKHRILNPSQKAFWQFSFDEMGKYDIPAELYFIMNKTGQKDVYYVGHSEGTTAGFIALSTYPELAKRVKMFCALGPVTTCSYATSPLVKIAKAPEPLLRFLFGHKGAFHQIESLKGPVTQLCANLDKFCGHVLCYIAGGNIKNLNTSRMDVYVGHSPAGTSVQNIIHWHQIIYGDRFQAYDYGCKENTKKYNQSSPPAYKIEKISTPIAVWSGGQDTFADPKDMAKLLPRITNLVYHEHFPTWGHLDFIWGLDATERMYWKIIELIRKYF from the exons ATGCGgtgcctcctcctgctgctctgctcccaagcAATTGCCTTTTCAGCAGGATTCACAACACCCTCCACTCTGAATCAAGACAAAAGCCAGTACAGAAAGGCTCGCAACCCCGAATGCTTTATGAATGTT AGTGAAATTATCCGATATCACGGATATCCCAGCGAGGAATATCAAGTTACCACAGAGGATGGATACATTCTTGGTGTTTTCAGAATTCCTGCTGGGAGGAACAGCCAAAATACAG GGCAAAAGCCTGCAGTCTTCCTGCAGCATGCTTTTCTAGGAGATGCTACTCACTGGATTTCTAACTTACCCAACAACAGCTTGGGTTTCCTCCTCGCAGATGCCGGCTATGATGTCTGGATGGGAAACAGCCGAGGGAACACTTGGTCTTTAAAACACAGGATCCTTAATCCCAGCCAGAAAGCATTCTGGCAGTTCAG CTTTGATGAAATGGGTAAATACGATATTCCAGCAGAGCTGTACTTCATCATGAATAAAACTGGACAGAAGGATGTCTACTATGTTGGTCACTCTGAAGGCACAACAGCAG GCTTCATAGCATTATCTACATACCCTGAGCTGGCTAAAAGGGTGAAAATGTTCTGTGCTCTGGGCCCAGTAACCACATGCTCATATGCTACAAGCCCTCTGGTTAAGATAGCAAAAGCTCCTGAACCACTGCTCAGG tTTTTATTTGGCCACAAAGGAGCCTTTCACCAAATCGAATCCTTGAAAGGACCTGTGACACAGTTATGTGCAAACCTGGATAAGTTTTGTGGACACGTACTCTGTTACATAGCTGGAGGCAACATAAAAAATCTGAACACG aGTCGAATGGATGTATACGTAGGACATTCCCCTGCTGGAACATCAGTACAGAACATTATTCATTGGCATCAG ATAATATATGGAGACAGATTTCAAGCTTATGACTATGGCTGTAAGGAAAACACGAAGAAATACAACCAG tcttctCCTCCTGCGTACAAGATAGAGAAGATTAGCACACCAATTGCCGTTTGGAGCGGTGGACAAGACACATTTGCAGACCCAAAAGACATGGCAAAACTACTTCCTCGGATTACTAATCTCGTTTACCATGAACATTTTCCTACTTGGGGACATCTTGATTTCATCTGGGGCCTTGATGCAACTGAGAGAATGTATTGGAAAATCATTGAActaataagaaaatacttttga